The Engystomops pustulosus chromosome 4, aEngPut4.maternal, whole genome shotgun sequence genome contains a region encoding:
- the TMEM60 gene encoding transmembrane protein 60 — MRMSLAQRVLLTWLFSLLFLIMLVLKLDEKAPWNWFIIFIPIWIFDTILIVMLIVKMAGRCKSGYDPRNGAQNMKKKSWYLTAMFLKLAFCLALCALLQQFTSMLCLVFIPLWILLIGGLIELGYNVFYVRRD, encoded by the coding sequence ATGAGAATGTCCCTGGCGCAGAGGGTGCTGCTGACATGGCTCTTCAGTTTACTGTTCTTGATCATGCTGGTGCTGAAGCTGGATGAGAAAGCCCCATGGAACTGGTTCATCATCTTCATACCCATCTGGATATTTGACACCATTTTAATAGTTATGCTAATTGTTAAAATGGCAGGACGGTGTAAATCTGGTTATGACCCCCGGAACGGAgctcaaaatatgaaaaaaaagtcCTGGTACCTTACTGCCATGTTCCTGAAGTTGGCATTTTGTCTTGCCCTATGTGCCCTGCTGCAACAGTTCACCAGTATGTTATGTCTTGTGTTTATTCCATTATGGATCTTGCTCATTGGAGGACTCATTGAACTTGGTTACAACGTATTTTATGTGAGACGTGACTAG